The following proteins are co-located in the Calliphora vicina chromosome 2, idCalVici1.1, whole genome shotgun sequence genome:
- the Mhc gene encoding myosin heavy chain, muscle isoform X27, whose protein sequence is MPRPIASQEDEDPSPYLFVSLEQRRIDQSKPYDSKKNCWVPDEKEGYLLGEIKATKGDIVSVSLPGGETKDFKKDQLQQVNPPKYEKAEDMSNLTYLNDASVLHNLRQRYYNKLIYTYSGLFCVAINPYKRYPVYTNRCAKMYRGKRRNEVPPHIFAISDGAYVDMLTNHVNQSMLITGESGAGKTENTKKVIAYFATVGASTKKDESQKNKGSLEDQVVQTNPVLEAFGNAKTVRNDNSSRFGKFIRIHFGPTGKLAGADIETYLLEKARVISQQSLERSYHIFYQIMSGSVAGVKDMCFLSDNIYDYYNVSQGKVTVPNMDDGEEFQLADQAFDILGFTKQEKEDVYRITAAVMHMGGMKFKQRGREEQAEQDGEEEGGRVAKLFGCDCAELYKNLLKPRIKVGNEFVTQGRNVQQVTNSIGALCKGVFDRLFKWLVKKCNETLDTKQKRQHFIGVLDIAGFEIFDFNGFEQLCINFTNEKLQQFFNHHMFVLEQEEYKREGIDWAFIDFGMDLLACIELIEKPMGILSILEEESMFPKATDQTFAEKLTNTHLGKSAPFQKPKPPKPGQQAAHFAIGHYAGVVSYNITGWLEKNKDPLNDTVVDQFKKSQNKLLIEIFADHPGQSGGGEQAKGGRGKKGGGFATVSSAYKEQLNSLMTTLRSTQPHFVRCIIPNEMKQPGLVDAHLVMHQLTCNGVLEGIRICRKGFPNRMVYSDFKQRYMILAPAIMVAEKQPKNAAAKCLESVGLDSDMYRIGHTKVFFRAGVLGQMEEFRDERLGKIMSWMQAWARGYLARKGFKKLQEQRVALKVVQRNLRKYLQLRTWPWYKLWQKVKPLLNVSRVEDEIARLEEKAKKAEEAHAAEVKVRKELEALNAKLLAEKTALLDSLSGEKGALQDYQERCSKLQAQKNDLENQLRDIQERLTQEEDARNQLFQQKKKGDQEVSGLKKDIEDLELSVQKAEQDKATKDHQIRNLNDEIAHQDELINKLNKEKKMQGESNQKTGEELQAAEDKINHLNKVKSKLEQTLDELEDSLEREKKLRGDIEKSKRKVEGDLKLTQEAVSDLERNKKELEQTIQRKDKELSSITAKLEDEQVVVSKHQRQIKELQARIEELEEEVEAERQARAKAEKQRADLARELEELGERLEEAGGATSAQIELNKKREAELSKLRRDLEEANIQHESTLANLRKKHNDSIAEMAEQVDQLNKLKAKAEHDRQTCHNELNQTRSACDQLSRDKAAQEKIAKQLQHTLNEVQSKLDETNRTLNDFDAAKKKLSIENSDLLRQLEEAESQVSQLSKIKISLTTQLEDTKRLADEESRERATLLGKFRNLEHDLDNLREQVEEEAEGKADLQRQLSKANAEAQIWRSKYESDGVARSEELEEAKRKLQARLAEAEETIESLNQKCIGLEKTKQRLSTEVEDLQLEVDRANAIANAAEKKQKAFDKIIGEWKLKVDDLAAELDASQKECRNYSTELFRLKGAYEEGQEQLEAVRRENKNLADEVKDLLDQIGEGGRNIHEIEKARKRLEAEKDELQAALEEAEAALEQEENKVLRAQLELSQVRQEIDRRIQEKEEEFENTRKNHQRALDSMQASLEAEAKGKAEALRMKKKLEADINELEIALDHANKANAEAQKNIKRYQQQLKDIQTALEEEQRARDDAREQLGISERRANALQNELEESRTLLEQADRGRRQAEQELADAHEQLNEVSAQNASISAAKRKLESELQTLHSDLDELLNEAKNSEEKAKKAMVDAARLADELRAEQDHAQTQEKLRKALEQQIKELQVRLDEAEANALKGGKKAIQKLEQRCRELENELDGEQRRHADAQKNLRKSERRIKELSFQSEEDRKNHERMQDLVDKLQQKIKTYKRQIEEAEEIAALNLAKFRKAQQELEEAEERADMAEQAISKFRAKGRAGSVGRGASPAPRAMSVRPQLDGMAFPPRFDLAPEDF, encoded by the exons ATGCCGCGTCCAATTGCTAGCCAAGAAGATGAGGATCCAAGCCCATACTTGTTTGTATCATTGGAACAAAGGCGTATCGATCAATCGAAACCCTATGACTCTAAGAAGAACTGTTGGGTTCCCGATGAGAAAGAGGGTTATCTCCTTGGTGAAATTAAGGCCACCAAGGGTGATATCGTCAGCGTTAGCTTGCCCGGCGGTGAG ACCAAAGATTTCAAGAAAGATCAGCTCCAACAAGTCAACCCTCCCAAATACGAGAAGGCTGAGGATATGTCCAACTTGACATACCTTAACGATGCCTCCGTACTCCATAACTTGAGACAACGTTACTACAACAAGCTTATCTAC accTACTCTGGTCTTTTCTGCGTTGCCATCAATCCCTACAAGCGTTACCCCGTATATACCAACCGTTGCGCTAAGATGTACCGTGGTAAGCGCCGTAATGAAGTGCCACCCCATATTTTCGCCATTTCTGATGGTGCCTACGTCGACATGTTGACCAACCACGTCAATCAATCTATGTTGATTACCGGTGAGTCTGGTGCTGGTAAGACTGAAAACACCAAGAAGGTAATTGCTTACTTCGCCACCGTCGGTGCCTCCACCAAGAAGGACGAATCCCAAAAGAACAAGGGTTCCTTGGAAGATCAAGTCGTACAAACCAATCCTGTTCTTGAAGCCTTCGGTAACGCCAAGACCGTCCGTAACGATAACTCTTCTCGTTTC GGTAAATTCATCCGTATTCATTTCGGCCCCACTGGTAAATTGGCTGGTGCTGATATTGAAACTT ACTTGTTGGAAAAGGCTCGTGTCATCTCCCAACAATCTTTGGAACGTTCTTACCACATTTTCTACCAGATCATGTCTGGTTCTGTTGCCGGTGTTAAAG ATATGTGCTTCTTGTCGGACAACATTTACGATTACTATAACGTATCTCAGGGTAAAGTCACTGTACCCAACATGGATGACGGTGAAGAATTCCAGCTTGCCGAT caaGCCTTCGATATCTTGGGCTTCACCAAGCAAGAAAAGGAAGATGTCTACAGAATCACCGCCGCTGTCATGCACATGGGTGGCATGAAGTTCAAGCAACGTGGTCGCGAAGAACAGGCTGAACAAGATGGTGAAGAAGAAGGTGGCCGTGTTGCCAAGTTGTTCGGTTGCGATTGCGCTGAATTGTACAAGAACTTGTTGAAACCCCGCATTAAGGTCGGTAACGAATTCGTCACCCAAGGTCGTAACGTACAACAAGTCACCAACTCCATCGGTGCTCTCTGCAAGGGTGTCTTCGATCGTCTCTTCAAATGGTTGGTCAAGAAGTGTAACGAAACTTTGGATACCAAGCAAAAACGTCAACACTTCATTGGTGTATTGGATATTGCtggttttgaaattttcgac TTCAACGGTTTCGAACAATTGTGTATCAATTTCACTAACGAAAAATTGCAACAATTCTTCAATCATCACATGTTCGTTTTGGAACAAGAAGAATACAAGCGCGAAGGTATTGACTGGGCCTTTATCGATTTCGGTATGGACTTGTTGGCCTGTATTGAATTGATTGAGAAG cCTATGGGTATCTTGTCCATCCTTGAAGAAGAGTCTATGTTCCCCAAGGCTACTGATCAAACATTCGCCGAAAAGTTGACCAACACTCACTTGGGCAAATCTGCTCCCTTCCAGAAGCCCAAGCCTCCAAAGCCTGGTCAACAAGCTGCTCACTTCGCTATTGGCCATTATGCTGGTGTTGTATCCTATAACATCACCGGTTGGTTGGAAAAGAACAAGGATCCCTTGAACGACACTGTTGTCGATCAATTCAAGAAGTCTCAAAACAAATTGTTGATCGAAATCTTCGCTGATCACCCTGGCCAATCCGGTGGCGGTGAACAAGCTAAGGGCGGTCGTGGTAAGAAGGGTGGTGGCTTCGCTACTGTATCTTCAGCCTACAAGGAACAATTGAACAGCTTGATGACCACCTTGCGTTCAACTCAACCTCATTTCGTACGTTGCATCATTCCCAACGAAATGAAACAACCTGGTCTTGTAGATGCTCATTTGGTTATGCATCAATTGACCTGTAACGGTGTACTTGAAGGTATCCGTATTTGCCGTAAAGGTTTCCCCAACAGAATGGTATACTCTGATTTCAAGCAACG TTATATGATTTTGGCTCCAGCCATTATGGTTGCTGAAAAACAACCCAAGAATGCCGCAGCCAAGTGTTTGGAATCTGTCGGTTTGGATTCCGATATGTACCGTATTGGTCACACCAAG GTGTTCTTCCGTGCCGGTGTCTTGGGTCAAATGGAAGAATTCCGTGATGAACGTTTGGGCAAGATCATGTCCTGGATGCAAGCCTGGGCTCGCGGTTACTTGGCTCGCAAGGGCTTCAAGAAATTGCAAGAACAACGTGTTGCCCTCAAGGTTGTGCAACGCAACTTGCGCAAATACTTGCAATTGCGTACCTGGCCCTGGTACAAATTGTGGCAAAAGGTCAAGCCTTTGCTCAATGTATCCCGCGTTGAAGATGAAATTGCT CGTCTTGAAGAGAAGGCTAAGAAGGCTGAAGAAGCTCATGCTGCCGAAGTTAAGGTACGCAAGGAATTGGAAGCCCTTAATGCTAAGTTGTTAGCTGAAAAGACTGCCTTGTTGGACTCCTTGTCCGGCGAAAAGGGTGCTTTGCAAGACTACCAAGAAAGATGCTCCAAACTCCAAGCCCAAAAGAACGACCTCGAAAATCAATTGCGC GACATCCAAGAGCGCTTGACCCAAGAGGAAGATGCCCGCAACCAATTGTTCCAACAGAAAAAGAAGGGTGACCAAGAAGTCTCTGGCCTCAAAAAGGACATTGAAGACTTGGAATTGAGCGTCCAAAAGGCCGAACAAGATAAGGCTACCAAGGACCACCAAATCCGCAACTTGAACGATGAAATCGCCCACCAAGACGAACTCATCAACAAGTTGAACAAGGAGAAGAAGATGCAAGGTGAATCCAACCAGAAGACTGGTGAGGAACTCCAAGCCGCCGAAGACAAGATCAACCACTTGAACAAGGTCAAGTCCAAGTTGGAACAAACCTTGGATGAATTGGAAGACTCCTTGGAACGCGAGAAGAAATTGCGCGGTGACATCGAGAAGTCCAAGCGCAAGGTTGAAGGTGACTTGAAACTTACCCAAGAAGCCGTCTCCGATTTGGAACGCAACAAAAAGGAATTGGAACAAACCATCCAACGCAAGGACAAGGAATTGTCCTCCATCACCGCCAAATTGGAAGATGAACAAGTTGTTGTCAGCAAGCACCAACGCCAAATCAAGGAATTGCAAGCCCGCATCGAAGAATTGGAAGAAGAAGTCGAAGCCGAACGTCAAGCTCGCGCCAAGGCTGAGAAACAACGTGCTGATTTGGCTCGCGAATTGGAGGAATTGGGTGAACGTCTTGAAGAAGCCGGTGGTGCTACTTCTGCCCAAATTGAACTCAACAAGAAGCGTGAAGCCGAACTCAGCAAATTGCGTCGTGACTTGGAAGAAGCCAACATTCAACATGAATCTACCTTGGCTAACTTGCGCAAGAAGCACAACGATTCTATCGCTGAAATGGCCGAACAAGTTGATCAACTCAACAAATTGAAGGCTAA GGCTGAACACGATCGCCAGACTTGCCACAATGAGTTGAACCAAACTCGTTCTGCCTGCGATCAACTTTCTCGTGATAAG gCTGCCCAAGAAAAGATTGCCAAGCAATTGCAACACACCCTCAATGAAGTCCAATCCAAATTGGATGAAACCAACAGAACCCTCAACGACTTCGATGCCGCCAAGAAGAAGCTTTCCATTGAAAACTCCGACCTCTTGCGCCAATTGGAAGAAGCCGAATCCCAAGTTTCCCAATTGTCCAAGATCAAGATCTCCCTCACCACTCAATTGGAAGATACCAAGCGTTTGGCTGATGAAGAATCCCGCGAACGTGCCACCCTTTTGGGCAAATTCCGCAACTTGGAACACGACTTGGATAACCTCCGCGAACAAGTAGAAGAAGAAGCTGAAGGCAAGGCCGATTTGCAACGTCAACTCAGCAAGGCTAACGCTGAAGCTCAAATCTGGCGCAGCAAGTACGAATCTGATGGTGTTGCCCGCTCCGAAGAATTGGAAGAAGCCAAGAGGAAGTTGCAAGCTCGCTTGGCCGAAGCCGAGGAAACCATCGAATCCCTCAACCAAAAATGCATTGGCCTCGAGAAGACCAAGCAACGCTTGTCCACCGAAGTCGAAGATTTGCAATTGGAAGTCGACCGTGCCAACGCTATTGCCAACGCCGCCGAGAAGAAACAAAAGGCCTTCGACAAGATCATTGGCGAATGGAAACTTAAGGTTGACGATTTGGCTGCTGAACTTGATGCCTCCCAAAAGGAATGCCGCAACTACTCCACCGAATTGTTCCGTCTCAAGGGTGCCTACGAAGAAGGCCAAGAACAATTGGAAGCCGTCCGTCGTGAAAACAAGAACTTGGCTGATGAAGTCAAGGACTTGCTCGACCAAATCGGTGAAGGTGGCCGCAACATTCACGAAATCGAAAAGGCCCGCAAACGCTTGGAAGCCGAAAAGGATGAACTCCAAGCTGCCCTCGAAGAAGCTGAAGCTGCTTTGGAACAAGAAGAAAACAAGGTATTGCGCGCTCAATTGGAATTGTCCCAAGTTCGTCAAGAAATCGATCGCCGCATCCAAGAGAAGGAAGAAGAATTCGAAAACACCCGCAAGAACCACCAACGTGCTCTCGACTCCATGCAAGCCTCCCTCGAAGCCGAAGCCAAGGGTAAGGCTGAGGCCCTTCGCATGAAGAAGAAGTTGGAAGCTGACATCAACGAATTGGAAATTGCTTTGGATCACGCCAACAAG GCTAACGCCGAGGCCCAAAAGAACATCAAACGCTACCAACAACAACTCAAGGACATCCAAACCGCCCTTGAAGAAGAACAAAGAGCTCGTGATGATGCCCGCGAACAATTGGGTATCTCCGAACGTCGTGCCAACGCTCTCCAAAACGAATTGGAAGAATCCCGCACCCTCCTCGAACAAGCCGATCGCGGTCGTCGTCAAGCCGAACAAGAATTGGCCGATGCCCACGAACAACTCAACGAAGTTTCCGCCCAAAACGCCTCCATCTCCGCTGCCAAGAGGAAATTGGAATCTGAACTCCAAACACTCCACTCTGATTTGGATGAATTATTGAACGAAGCCAAGAACTCCGAAGAGAAGGCCAAGAAGGCTATGGTTGATGCTGCCCGTCTCGCCGATGAACTCCGCGCTGAACAAGACCACGCCCAAACCCAAGAAAAACTCAGAAAGGCCCTTGAACAACAAATCAAGGAATTGCAAGTCCGTTTGGATGAAGCTGAAGCCAACGCCCTCAAGGGAGGCAAGAAGGCTATCCAAAAATTGGAACAACGCTGCCGCGAATTGGAGAACGAATTGGATGGTGAACAAAGAAGACACGCCGATGCCCAAAAGAACCTCCGCAAATCCGAACGTCGCATTAAGGAATTGAGCTTCCAATCTGAAGAAGACCGCAAGAACCACGAACGTATGCAAGACTTGGTTGACAAACTCCAACAAAAGATCAAGACATACAAGAGGCAAATCGAAGAAGCCGAAGAAATCGCCGCCCTCAACTTGGCCAAATTCCGCAAAGCCCAACAAGAACTTGAAGAAGCCGAAGAACGTGCCGATATGGCTGAACAAGCCATCAGCAAATTCCGTGCCAAGGGACGTGCCGGTTCCGTTGGCCGTGGTGCCAGCCCCGCG CCCCGTGCTATGTCCGTGCGGCCACAATTGGACGGTATGGCTTTCCCACCAAGATTCGACCTTGCTCCCGAAGATTTCTAA